A stretch of Aerococcaceae bacterium zg-252 DNA encodes these proteins:
- a CDS encoding helix-turn-helix transcriptional regulator: MYTKLSQLRSNYIEYLQREKNSLVNKDEHFQKASKTNFPSSFLSEYQLYNSEYNREHTPYANEIAMMIAISNGDLDAYLKTAEYSTQQSLGQLSTSFSKSLEYQCVIGISLFARAAIRGGVDSYTAYNLNDLFLQRISECHDVDSFLAVMEHAVHTFIDEVNNLKKSENTPAYIKKAKQYIRNHISEPFSIQDIADSLEISKEHLMRQFHRYTGYTISKSIHYERIHAAQNMLTFSDFSIGQISNYLQYPSQSYFGRIFKEIVGCTPSEFQKNHLSDF, from the coding sequence ATGTATACAAAACTTTCTCAATTAAGATCAAATTACATAGAATATCTTCAACGTGAAAAAAATTCGCTAGTTAATAAGGATGAACATTTTCAAAAAGCGTCAAAGACAAATTTTCCTTCTTCATTCCTATCGGAATATCAGCTATATAATTCTGAGTACAATCGCGAACATACTCCCTATGCCAACGAAATTGCAATGATGATTGCCATAAGCAATGGTGATTTAGATGCTTATTTAAAGACTGCTGAATACTCTACTCAGCAAAGTTTGGGGCAATTATCAACCAGCTTTTCAAAATCTCTAGAATATCAATGTGTGATAGGGATTTCACTTTTTGCCAGGGCTGCAATTCGAGGAGGCGTTGATTCATATACTGCATATAATCTAAATGACCTATTTTTGCAACGAATCTCAGAATGTCATGATGTAGATAGTTTCTTAGCTGTAATGGAACATGCTGTCCATACTTTTATAGATGAAGTAAATAATTTAAAGAAAAGTGAAAATACTCCTGCTTACATTAAAAAAGCTAAACAATATATTAGAAATCACATTAGCGAGCCCTTTTCCATACAAGATATTGCAGATTCATTGGAAATAAGCAAGGAACATCTCATGCGACAGTTTCATAGATATACTGGATATACAATTAGTAAATCCATACATTACGAACGTATTCATGCTGCCCAAAACATGCTTACCTTCTCTGATTTCTCAATAGGACAAATCTCTAACTATCTTCAATATCCATCTCAAAGTTACTTTGGTCGCATTTTTAAGGAAATTGTCGGCTGCACTCCTAGTGAATTTCAAAAAAACCACCTATCAGATTTTTGA
- a CDS encoding MFS transporter, which yields MEKNHIVSDKLPWYKALAWSTRGVSLSCNIIITGYLTYYCTNILAMSASLVGTILLVSKLFDGVTDLIAGYIIDNTNTKLGKARPYEVSIIFVWLTTLLMFSCPDLGIVGKSIWIFATYTLANSVFATLLNASESVYISRAVKSDMARNILVSVNGIIIMFGSVLVSTVFPILMGTLGTSSGGWQKMIAIFALPLGIIGIGRFLFVKERTDVVAAQNQGVDMKTLINALKSNKFIFLLSGAVLLYNFINSLGTVGTYYFQYIVGDVTKASVVGLISLITPFVLIFMPAILKRLSFSKVVSAGAVLGIFGNAIKGLAGANMGLIIVGNLLGVLAALPLSFYAPVMVISCMDYSEWKNGDRVEGAFSAVNGFASKVGAGLSSIITGFVMGTAGFDGTLPVQSAAANNAIVALYSWIPAVFFVVIIVLMKFYTLDDMMPQISADLEARRNQ from the coding sequence ATGGAAAAGAATCACATTGTATCAGATAAATTGCCTTGGTATAAGGCTTTAGCGTGGTCAACAAGAGGAGTATCTTTATCTTGTAATATAATTATAACAGGATATTTGACATATTATTGCACGAATATTTTAGCTATGTCTGCTTCATTGGTAGGTACAATTTTATTAGTTAGTAAATTATTTGATGGTGTCACAGACTTGATTGCGGGATATATAATAGACAACACGAATACAAAACTTGGTAAGGCAAGACCATATGAAGTATCAATTATTTTTGTTTGGTTAACTACATTACTGATGTTTTCCTGTCCAGATTTAGGCATAGTTGGAAAGTCAATTTGGATTTTTGCAACGTATACGTTAGCTAATTCAGTCTTTGCTACACTTTTGAATGCATCAGAAAGTGTATATATTAGTAGAGCAGTGAAAAGCGATATGGCAAGAAATATTTTGGTCTCTGTGAATGGTATAATAATCATGTTTGGTTCAGTACTTGTATCAACGGTATTTCCAATTCTCATGGGAACTCTTGGAACAAGTTCTGGTGGGTGGCAGAAGATGATTGCAATTTTCGCATTGCCTCTAGGGATAATTGGAATAGGAAGATTTTTGTTTGTAAAAGAACGTACAGATGTTGTTGCTGCACAAAATCAGGGAGTAGACATGAAAACACTGATTAATGCTTTAAAGAGTAATAAGTTCATATTTTTACTTTCAGGTGCGGTACTATTGTATAATTTTATTAATAGCCTTGGAACTGTAGGAACTTATTATTTTCAGTATATTGTTGGAGATGTTACAAAGGCTAGCGTAGTTGGACTAATCTCTCTTATTACTCCTTTTGTATTGATTTTTATGCCTGCTATATTGAAACGACTATCTTTCTCAAAAGTAGTAAGTGCAGGTGCTGTTCTAGGTATTTTTGGAAACGCAATCAAAGGACTGGCTGGTGCTAACATGGGACTTATCATTGTTGGAAATCTCCTAGGTGTCTTAGCAGCGCTTCCGTTATCTTTCTATGCACCTGTAATGGTTATCTCTTGCATGGATTACAGTGAATGGAAGAACGGAGATAGAGTAGAAGGTGCATTTTCTGCAGTTAATGGATTTGCAAGCAAAGTAGGTGCGGGTTTATCAAGTATAATAACAGGATTTGTTATGGGCACAGCAGGATTTGATGGAACTTTACCTGTTCAGTCTGCTGCAGCGAATAATGCTATTGTAGCATTATATAGTTGGATTCCAGCTGTATTTTTTGTTGTAATAATTGTGCTCATGAAATTCTATACGTTAGATGATATGATGCCACAGATTAGTGCTGACTTAGAGGCTAGACGTAATCAGTAA
- the rny gene encoding ribonuclease Y: MDFMSYAFAIVTLIIGFVLGVFIQKKNDEKKVDGAKANAEAIVDAAILQAQTLKREALFDAKEENLKYRNEIEQELKERRNEANKLENRLIQKEENLDIKSNNLDKRELNLETKESEYTKRKEALETKEAQVQVLINEQQAELERVATLSRQEARDIIMTETEAELSSEIAVLVRNAEQKAKDEADRNAKSIILQAIQKSATDLVAENTVTVVHLPSDDMKGRIIGREGRNIRTLESLTGIDLIIDDTPETIVLSGFDPIRRQIAKIALEKLIQDGRIHPARIEEMVDRARKELDEKIREIGEEATFDVGIHSLHPDIIKILGRLSFRTSYGQNVLKHSIEVAKLAGVMASELGEDIAMAKRAGLLHDLGKALDHEIEGSHVEIGAEIANKYKEPEIVVNAIAAHHGDTDPTSVIAVLVAAADALSAARPGARSESLENYIRRLEKLEEISNSFDGVSHSFAIQAGREVRVMVKPQQLNDAQAAKVARDIRNRIESEMNYPGNIKVTVIRETRVVEYAK; this comes from the coding sequence ATGGACTTTATGTCGTACGCCTTCGCAATCGTTACTTTAATTATCGGTTTCGTTTTAGGCGTTTTCATTCAAAAGAAAAATGATGAAAAAAAGGTTGACGGAGCAAAAGCAAATGCTGAGGCTATCGTTGATGCTGCGATTCTTCAAGCTCAAACATTGAAACGAGAAGCGTTGTTTGATGCTAAAGAGGAAAATTTAAAGTACCGAAATGAAATAGAACAAGAATTAAAAGAACGTCGGAATGAAGCGAATAAGTTGGAAAATCGCTTAATTCAAAAAGAAGAGAATTTAGACATTAAAAGTAATAATCTCGACAAACGTGAATTAAATCTTGAAACAAAAGAATCAGAATATACGAAACGAAAAGAAGCGTTAGAAACAAAAGAAGCACAAGTTCAAGTATTGATTAATGAGCAACAAGCAGAATTAGAACGTGTAGCAACTTTATCTCGTCAAGAAGCTCGTGATATTATCATGACTGAAACAGAAGCAGAACTTTCAAGCGAAATTGCAGTATTAGTAAGAAATGCTGAACAAAAGGCAAAAGATGAAGCTGACCGTAATGCTAAGAGTATTATTTTACAAGCAATTCAAAAGAGTGCAACTGATTTAGTAGCTGAAAATACAGTGACAGTCGTTCATTTGCCAAGCGATGACATGAAAGGGCGAATTATCGGACGTGAAGGACGTAATATTCGCACATTGGAAAGTTTGACAGGGATTGATTTAATTATTGATGATACTCCTGAAACGATTGTATTAAGTGGTTTTGATCCAATTCGTCGTCAAATCGCAAAAATTGCACTTGAAAAACTAATTCAAGATGGACGTATTCATCCTGCACGTATTGAAGAAATGGTTGACCGTGCGAGAAAAGAATTAGATGAAAAAATTAGGGAAATTGGTGAAGAAGCAACATTTGATGTTGGTATTCATTCTTTACATCCTGATATCATTAAAATTTTAGGACGTTTATCATTTAGAACAAGTTATGGGCAAAATGTTTTAAAACATAGTATTGAAGTGGCTAAGTTGGCTGGTGTAATGGCTAGCGAATTAGGTGAAGATATTGCAATGGCAAAACGTGCCGGTTTATTACATGACTTAGGAAAAGCATTAGATCATGAAATTGAAGGCTCTCACGTTGAAATCGGAGCTGAAATCGCAAATAAATATAAAGAACCTGAGATTGTAGTGAATGCAATTGCAGCTCATCATGGGGATACCGATCCAACATCTGTTATCGCAGTATTGGTAGCCGCAGCTGATGCTTTATCTGCAGCTAGACCAGGTGCACGTAGTGAGTCGCTTGAAAATTATATTCGCCGTTTAGAAAAACTAGAAGAAATTTCTAATAGTTTTGACGGTGTATCGCATAGTTTTGCAATTCAAGCAGGTCGTGAAGTTCGTGTAATGGTTAAACCACAACAATTAAATGATGCACAAGCAGCGAAAGTTGCACGTGACATTCGTAATCGTATTGAATCCGAGATGAATTATCCTGGAAATATTAAAGTAACGGTGATTCGCGAAACGCGTGTTGTCGAATATGCCAAATAG
- a CDS encoding fibronectin type III-like domain-contianing protein has product MIPSGKTDTVTFSIGSQELKYYSTAKQCYVQDAATFELWVGSDSTADLKAEFEVTE; this is encoded by the coding sequence ATGATTCCTAGTGGTAAGACAGATACAGTCACTTTTAGTATAGGTTCACAAGAACTTAAGTATTATAGTACAGCAAAACAATGTTATGTACAGGATGCAGCAACCTTTGAGCTGTGGGTTGGAAGTGACAGCACTGCAGATTTGAAGGCAGAGTTTGAAGTGACAGAGTAA
- a CDS encoding glycosyltransferase family 2 protein: MRDNTYILTVVIPAYNVERYIASAIDSLFDSDVRYWKWFEVLVINDGSTDKTVDIIKECIEQLPGASVRLISKENGGHGSAINCGIANAKGKYFKVLDGDDWVDTAAFENLLDALSNTDVDMVVTDFSLKNPTYRQSTLKQPLDSAIARIEQSILPTKRLAMHSLTYKTSILSENHIQLTEGIYYVDMEYSLFPMQYVKSWLYLPLNVYQYLFGRAGQSVLLESLVKNAIHHLQVLTNILDFWENLPSVSLRAMTEDIIDSMIDIQMLINKHSSNKEILEQQTEQLINRYHLDKRND; the protein is encoded by the coding sequence ATGCGTGACAATACATATATCTTAACAGTTGTTATTCCTGCTTATAATGTTGAACGCTATATTGCGAGTGCGATTGATTCGCTATTCGATAGTGATGTACGTTATTGGAAATGGTTTGAAGTTTTAGTTATCAATGACGGTAGTACAGATAAAACGGTCGATATTATTAAGGAATGTATTGAGCAATTGCCAGGTGCGTCAGTTCGCTTAATTTCGAAAGAAAATGGTGGTCATGGCTCTGCCATTAATTGCGGAATTGCTAATGCGAAAGGTAAGTACTTTAAAGTGCTGGATGGTGATGATTGGGTGGACACTGCTGCTTTTGAAAATTTATTAGATGCTCTAAGTAATACTGATGTTGATATGGTGGTGACCGATTTTTCATTAAAAAACCCCACGTATAGACAGTCCACATTAAAACAACCACTGGACAGTGCCATAGCCAGAATCGAGCAGTCTATTCTCCCAACTAAACGTTTAGCGATGCATAGTTTGACCTATAAAACGTCCATTTTGTCAGAAAATCACATTCAATTAACAGAGGGGATTTATTATGTCGACATGGAGTACAGCCTTTTCCCAATGCAATATGTTAAGAGTTGGCTCTATCTTCCTTTAAATGTGTATCAATATTTATTTGGACGAGCAGGGCAAAGTGTACTGCTTGAATCTTTGGTAAAAAATGCTATTCACCATTTACAAGTGCTGACAAATATTTTGGATTTTTGGGAAAATTTACCGTCTGTATCACTTAGAGCAATGACAGAAGATATTATTGATTCAATGATAGATATACAAATGCTGATTAATAAACATTCGTCCAATAAAGAAATATTGGAGCAGCAAACAGAACAACTAATAAATCGTTATCATTTGGATAAGCGTAATGATTGA
- a CDS encoding glycoside hydrolase family 3 C-terminal domain-containing protein — MFNKKCKLTDEQINAKAEGYLSKMSLKNKVMFLSGNWKMLRDSIKYKRTYNPVPIESHGNRKLKISPIAFTDGPRGVVMGNSTCFPVSIARAASFDRELEREIGEAIGKETRAQGANYFAGVCINLLMHPAGGRAQESYGEDPYLVGEMGAKLVAGVQKHNVMACAKHYAVNNMENRRFYVDVDCSERTLREVYLPHFKKCIDEGCASLMGSYNRFRGVQASESKHLLTTILRDDWGFEGFTITDFIFALRDGSKAIEAGMDMEMPLPVHFGLELKRAVEQGKLDEKVIDQAVLRVLKTQLIFENTEDPMEYNKSLVSCEEHIALAKKAAEESMVLLKNSNNVLPLPSNLKKLLVIGHLAVQANTGDHGSSNVYPKYVVTALQGIQKVLGEKTEVIHVNEDELDKIETIAPNCDAVIVIAGNDYNDEGEYVMPDSDINSPALMAQGYFNNGNKLIGMLMSKVANKSNNTSYTSDDGKPVGGDRKSLSLRQTEINAIRVAGKLNKNTIVALVSGSMILTNEWEDSVSSILYSWYSGMEGGSALASILFGDVNPSGKLPFSIPKEEKHLPEIDFFKANNIYYEYDHGYRKLDRDGHRPAYPFGYGLSYTKYAYGNVCAKTECNKVLIEVPVKNVGNRDGSEIVQVYVSVPNSKVERHIKELRGFSRVKLQVGEEKNVVIEIPLEELKYYDENSNSWILEHTEYDFLVGPSADERVLKTFKLEI; from the coding sequence ATGTTTAATAAAAAATGCAAATTAACAGATGAACAGATTAATGCAAAGGCAGAAGGTTATCTTAGCAAAATGTCTCTTAAAAATAAGGTGATGTTTTTAAGTGGAAATTGGAAAATGCTTAGAGACAGTATAAAGTATAAAAGAACGTATAATCCTGTGCCTATAGAATCGCATGGTAATAGGAAATTAAAAATTTCGCCAATTGCATTTACGGATGGACCACGTGGAGTTGTAATGGGAAACTCAACCTGTTTTCCAGTTTCAATAGCAAGAGCTGCAAGCTTTGATAGAGAACTGGAAAGAGAAATTGGTGAAGCAATAGGAAAAGAAACAAGAGCTCAGGGAGCAAATTATTTTGCTGGAGTTTGTATTAATCTGTTGATGCATCCGGCTGGTGGCCGTGCCCAAGAGTCTTATGGAGAAGACCCGTACTTAGTAGGAGAGATGGGAGCGAAACTTGTTGCAGGAGTGCAAAAGCATAACGTAATGGCATGTGCAAAACATTATGCTGTCAATAATATGGAAAATCGTCGTTTCTATGTGGATGTAGATTGTAGTGAGAGAACTCTGCGAGAGGTCTATTTACCACATTTTAAAAAGTGTATTGATGAAGGCTGTGCATCATTAATGGGCTCTTATAATCGTTTTCGTGGAGTTCAGGCTTCTGAATCTAAACATTTACTTACTACAATTTTGAGAGATGATTGGGGATTTGAAGGATTTACTATTACTGACTTTATTTTTGCTCTGCGTGATGGAAGCAAGGCAATTGAAGCAGGAATGGATATGGAAATGCCGCTTCCGGTACATTTTGGTTTAGAACTTAAGCGTGCTGTGGAACAGGGGAAACTAGATGAGAAGGTAATTGATCAAGCGGTTCTTCGAGTTTTAAAGACACAGCTTATATTTGAGAACACAGAAGACCCAATGGAATATAACAAATCACTTGTCTCTTGTGAAGAGCATATAGCGCTTGCTAAAAAAGCTGCAGAGGAATCAATGGTTCTTTTAAAGAACAGCAATAATGTATTACCACTGCCTTCAAATCTTAAGAAATTGTTAGTAATTGGGCATTTAGCTGTCCAGGCGAATACAGGAGATCATGGAAGTAGTAATGTATATCCTAAATATGTTGTAACTGCTTTGCAAGGAATCCAAAAAGTACTAGGGGAAAAGACAGAGGTAATTCATGTTAATGAAGACGAGCTTGATAAAATTGAAACAATTGCTCCTAATTGTGATGCAGTTATAGTGATAGCAGGAAATGATTACAATGATGAGGGCGAATATGTAATGCCAGATAGTGATATTAATTCACCTGCACTAATGGCTCAAGGCTATTTCAATAATGGAAATAAGCTTATAGGAATGCTTATGAGCAAAGTAGCAAATAAAAGTAATAATACCTCTTATACATCTGATGATGGAAAGCCTGTTGGAGGAGACAGAAAGTCATTATCTTTAAGACAAACAGAAATTAATGCAATTAGAGTAGCTGGAAAGTTAAATAAGAATACTATAGTAGCATTGGTTAGTGGAAGTATGATTCTTACGAATGAATGGGAGGATAGTGTTTCTTCAATTTTATATAGCTGGTATTCAGGTATGGAAGGGGGAAGTGCCCTTGCTTCAATTCTTTTTGGTGACGTGAATCCATCTGGAAAACTTCCATTCTCAATACCGAAGGAAGAAAAACATTTGCCAGAAATTGATTTCTTCAAAGCTAATAATATTTACTATGAGTATGATCATGGGTATCGTAAGCTTGATAGAGATGGTCATAGACCAGCGTATCCTTTTGGTTACGGATTAAGCTATACGAAGTACGCATATGGAAACGTATGTGCGAAGACAGAATGCAATAAAGTATTAATAGAAGTGCCAGTAAAAAATGTAGGTAATCGAGATGGGAGCGAAATTGTTCAGGTATATGTATCTGTTCCAAATTCTAAGGTGGAGCGTCATATTAAAGAGCTAAGAGGATTTTCTCGCGTTAAATTACAAGTTGGGGAAGAGAAAAATGTTGTAATTGAGATTCCGTTAGAAGAATTAAAATATTATGATGAGAATTCTAATTCTTGGATATTAGAACATACAGAATATGATTTTTTAGTAGGTCCAAGTGCCGATGAACGAGTGCTGAAAACTTTCAAACTGGAAATTTAG
- a CDS encoding family 1 glycosylhydrolase, whose translation MSKFPKNFLLGAATAAHQVEGNNTNSDCWAQEQMPHSTYKERSGIACDHYNRYAEDIKLMKNAGLNAYRFSIEWARIQPEEGVFDDNVIDHYRNVIQTCRENGLEPVVTLFHFSSPIWIIRKGGWEADTIVEDFEKYVTYVIKSLGSELTYVCTINEANMGLQVAAISRQYMKMMQQAAEAATSGQDDGKIQMGLNLEAMMENMKFQADENEAIFGTSQPHCFNLGGSEHSDMLTMQCHQAAKKVIKSMYPNIQVGLTLSLHDFQPVDGGEALAKAEWEEEFTHYVPFIQDDDFLGVQNYTRTLVGPDEDLGVPENAERTQMGYEYYPQGLENVIRAVAKDFKGNLIVTENGIASADDSRRMNFIQTATDGVVHCIEDGIPVKGYFYWSLLDNFEWQMGYQMQFGLVSVNRDTMERSPKESLGYLGSLLSM comes from the coding sequence ATGTCAAAATTTCCTAAAAACTTTCTATTAGGTGCTGCTACTGCAGCTCATCAGGTGGAAGGTAATAATACAAATTCTGATTGTTGGGCACAGGAACAAATGCCACATTCTACGTATAAAGAAAGAAGTGGTATTGCCTGTGATCATTATAATCGCTATGCTGAAGATATTAAACTAATGAAGAATGCGGGACTCAACGCGTATCGATTCTCTATTGAATGGGCTCGAATTCAACCGGAGGAAGGTGTATTTGATGATAATGTAATTGACCATTATCGTAATGTAATTCAGACATGCCGTGAAAATGGATTGGAACCAGTAGTAACATTATTCCATTTTTCTTCTCCTATTTGGATTATTCGTAAAGGTGGTTGGGAGGCTGATACGATTGTTGAGGATTTTGAAAAATATGTTACCTATGTCATAAAATCACTAGGTAGTGAACTTACTTATGTATGCACCATCAATGAAGCTAATATGGGACTTCAGGTTGCTGCGATTTCTCGTCAATATATGAAGATGATGCAGCAGGCAGCAGAAGCAGCTACATCTGGTCAGGATGATGGTAAAATTCAAATGGGATTAAATTTAGAGGCAATGATGGAAAATATGAAATTTCAAGCAGATGAGAACGAGGCGATATTTGGAACTTCTCAGCCACATTGCTTTAATCTTGGAGGAAGTGAGCATAGTGACATGTTGACCATGCAATGCCACCAGGCTGCAAAAAAAGTTATAAAGTCTATGTATCCAAATATTCAAGTGGGACTTACATTAAGTCTTCATGATTTTCAACCCGTGGATGGCGGAGAGGCGCTTGCCAAAGCAGAATGGGAAGAAGAATTTACTCACTATGTACCATTCATTCAAGATGATGATTTTCTTGGCGTGCAAAACTATACTCGTACCTTAGTTGGACCTGACGAAGATTTGGGAGTTCCAGAGAATGCTGAGCGTACTCAAATGGGGTATGAGTATTATCCTCAAGGGTTGGAGAATGTTATTCGTGCTGTAGCAAAAGATTTCAAGGGTAATTTGATTGTTACGGAAAATGGTATTGCTAGCGCTGATGATTCCCGTAGAATGAATTTTATTCAGACTGCCACAGATGGAGTGGTTCATTGTATTGAGGATGGAATTCCAGTGAAAGGCTATTTCTATTGGAGCCTTTTAGATAATTTCGAGTGGCAAATGGGGTATCAGATGCAGTTTGGTCTTGTTTCTGTAAATCGTGATACAATGGAACGTTCTCCAAAGGAAAGTCTTGGCTATCTCGGAAGTTTGTTGAGTATGTAA